CGGCTGCTTGGGCTCCCAGCTCTTCACTGCTGGACGCCATCTCTTCGCTACCAGCGGCGGATTGTTCCGTTACTTGTGAAATCTGGCCGATAGCGCTGGCCACTTCGGTGGCGCTGTGGGACTGTTCCACCGTCGCACAGGCGATTTCCGAAATACGCTTGGCGGTCGCTTCGACGCCCTGGATGATTTTATTAAGAGACGCGCCGGTCTGTTCGCTCAACTGGGCCCCTTCTTCGACCCGTTTGGTCGATTCCTTGATCAAGTTGGAGATTTCCTTGGCGGCTTCGCTGGACCGCTCGGCCAGCTTGCGCACTTCGTCCGCCACGACGGCAAATCCCAGGCCATGTTCGCCAGCGCGGGCGGCCTCGATCGCCGCGTTGAGGGCTAGCAGATTGGTCTGGCTGGCAATCTCCGATATCACCTGGATGATTTCGCTGATCTGACTGGAAGAAGCCTTGATCCTTTCCATCGCCTCGATCGATTTCTTGACGGCGGAACCTCCCTCTTCGGCGAGCGTCTTGGTTTCAGTCGCCACTTTATTGGCCTCGCCGGCATTATCCTTGACGGCATCGATGCTCCGCGTCAGTTCTTCCACCGAAGCGCTCACTTGCTCGACCGAAGCACTTTGCGTTTGCGCTCCCTGGGCCAGCGTCTGGGCGCTTTCGGACACGATGCGCGAGCCTTCGGTGAATTGGGCGGCCCCTTCGACTACTTGCGAGATGACATCCCGCAAATCGTTGATCATTTTCTTGAGCCCGGCGGCTAATTCGCCGACAGCGTCCTTGCCGGAGAAAGATGTGCTCTTGGTTAGGTCCCCTTGGGCGGCCGCATTGACAACCATCAGCAATTCATCCACTTTTTGGCGGAGTTCTTCTTGTTGCCGCCGATCGCGTTCTTGATTATCACGTTCGCGGGCTTCCATTTCCTTCTGCTCGGTGATCACCGCCCAGGAGACCATCGGCCCGACGTACTCCCCGGTGGTGTCGTAAATGGCGGAGGCCTTGAGGGAGAGGGTATCCTTGCCGACCGCGATCTCCGCGGAGTAGGGGAGATTACGGGGATCGCCGAGCAGTTTCCGCTGATGCGCGGGGTTCTTGTGAAAGACGTCATACGACCCGCCGACAATCTGGTCAACCTTTACCGGCAGTTGGTTTTCGATTGTTTTGAGTGTGTTACGCGACGCCGGGTTCATATAAACAATCGTTCCATTACGATCGGCCAACATGATGTTAATCGGGGCGTTTTCGACGATGGCCGTCTTTTGCGCGCCATCCATCCGCGCCTTGACGGCGGCGGTGATATCCGTGGCAAATTTGACAACTTTGTAGGTGTTGCCCATGTCATCCACCAGGGCGCTATACCGCGCTAGAATCCAGACCACGCGGCCACCCTTGGCAAAACGTTGAAATTCGCCCATTTGGGATTCACCGCGTCCCAGCATTTCCCAAAACTCGCGGTATTCTGCGCTTTCGACATATGCCGGGTCACAAAACATCCGGTGATGCTTCCCCTGGATTTCACTCAGCTTATAACCGACCGTCTTGAGAAAGTTATCGTTTGCCGTAAGAATAGTGCCATCCGGCTCAAATTCGATCACGGCAAAGGCCTGGCTGACGGCATCAATATTTGCCTGGGCATCGGTGAGTTCTTTCCTCATTGTCGCCAACTCGGCTTGCGATGTGGCGTTTTTCTTAGTTTCGGGCCGTTTAAGAGCGGTCTTGACCATGGATTCTCCCTTTTTGTTCTGATTGCGGTGGAAAATGAAAGGATTCAAACTGGTGGCGGGAACAGTGGCGGGCTAATTGGCGGGACAGCGCCTAGACATTTTTCAGACTAGACTGCTTCTACTTCGGCGGGATTTGTGTCAATCAGAGTTTTTTCGATATCCAATAGAATCAACAGCCGATCTTCGAGTTTGGCGAGACCGACCAAGTAATCACGGCCCAAACCGGCGACCGTGGGGGGGGGCGGGGCGATTTGATTTTGGGAAATACGCAGGACCTCGCTGACGGCGTCGACGATAATGCCAATCGTTTTCCCAGCCACATTCACCACGACTATCCGCGTCTCATCGCTTTTTTCGGCTTCCGGCAGACCAAAGCGAAGCTTCAGATCGACAATGGGAATGACCGAACTGCGCAGATTGATCAATCCCTTGACATACGCCGGAGTTTGCGGCACTCGCGTGATCTCACCCATCAAAATGATCTCGCGGACCTTATTGATTTCGATGCCAAATTCCTCATCTGCGAGCTGAAAGCTAACAATCTGCAGCGATCCCTCGGGCTCAGTCCGCCGTTGCTTGTGCGGCGGTGCTTCTAGTATGGCACTTGACATGCGATTAACCCCTAATTGTTAGGATTTCATTAAACCTCTCTTTTTATGTAGGTTGCGAATTCTAGTGGAGCAAGTAATTTATAAAAATTTTTAATGATTAAATTTGCTGAGCTACAGAAAACGACATGCTAGGCTTAAGTAACCGGGGCAAAATTAGCGTTTTTAAGCCTATCTTCAAATCCAGCCCGGGTATTTACGTGCAGCCGTTATGCACTATTGCGCATGCTTTTGATAATCCAGCCCCTTTCCGGCTGGAGGCAGCCAAACTTTTTTTCTTTACCGGAAACACGACGGTATTTATCGCTGGCCGACCGTCCGTCCCCCTCAGCCCCGTTTGCTCAAAGTCAAGAATTGCAGGTTTAATCAGTCATTCATTCTGAGAAGCCGTATCACTTTTTCACAGTCTTTAATACCACAGCGTGCTTGGCCAGCAGGAACAGGTCCCCAACCATGCATCGATCTCAACTCTACAACCTTGCCGCTTGCTACTGGCCTGTGCCAGCGGTAGCAATTTGGTTGGTGGCAGTTATATTCGGCATGGGGATTGTCGCAGCTTATCACGCAACACCCGGTCCGCTGACCTCTCCGCCATTGCTATGGCCAAGGGACGGGGGAATTTCCCGCAGCGATGGTGATTATCAGTTATTGATGTTCGCCCATCCGCATTGTCCCTGCATGCGCGCCAGCCTGAATGAGCTGGCGGCGGTCATTTCCCGCTCTCCGACCAATATGTCCGTCCGGATTTATTTTATGTGTCCCG
This DNA window, taken from Pirellulales bacterium, encodes the following:
- a CDS encoding chemotaxis protein CheW; protein product: MSSAILEAPPHKQRRTEPEGSLQIVSFQLADEEFGIEINKVREIILMGEITRVPQTPAYVKGLINLRSSVIPIVDLKLRFGLPEAEKSDETRIVVVNVAGKTIGIIVDAVSEVLRISQNQIAPPPPTVAGLGRDYLVGLAKLEDRLLILLDIEKTLIDTNPAEVEAV
- a CDS encoding methyl-accepting chemotaxis protein, producing MVKTALKRPETKKNATSQAELATMRKELTDAQANIDAVSQAFAVIEFEPDGTILTANDNFLKTVGYKLSEIQGKHHRMFCDPAYVESAEYREFWEMLGRGESQMGEFQRFAKGGRVVWILARYSALVDDMGNTYKVVKFATDITAAVKARMDGAQKTAIVENAPINIMLADRNGTIVYMNPASRNTLKTIENQLPVKVDQIVGGSYDVFHKNPAHQRKLLGDPRNLPYSAEIAVGKDTLSLKASAIYDTTGEYVGPMVSWAVITEQKEMEARERDNQERDRRQQEELRQKVDELLMVVNAAAQGDLTKSTSFSGKDAVGELAAGLKKMINDLRDVISQVVEGAAQFTEGSRIVSESAQTLAQGAQTQSASVEQVSASVEELTRSIDAVKDNAGEANKVATETKTLAEEGGSAVKKSIEAMERIKASSSQISEIIQVISEIASQTNLLALNAAIEAARAGEHGLGFAVVADEVRKLAERSSEAAKEISNLIKESTKRVEEGAQLSEQTGASLNKIIQGVEATAKRISEIACATVEQSHSATEVASAIGQISQVTEQSAAGSEEMASSSEELGAQAAALRDIVSRFKLEN